The following coding sequences lie in one Streptomyces xiamenensis genomic window:
- a CDS encoding ROK family protein, with the protein MDLDLVAAVDIGGTKVAAALVDGDGTLLARAQRPTPAREGAERVLAAVTGTLTPLMADERWRRVGAIGIGSAGPVDARTGTVSPVNIPAWRDFPLVAGVRATTGALPVTLLGDGNAIAAGEHWRGAARDHDNALCMVVSTGVGGGLILDGTLHPGPTGNAGHIGHISVDLDGDACPCGGRGCVERIASGTNIARWATAAGWHPPAGAEPTAAAVAADARTGHPVARAAFARSARALAAGIAATATLVELDVVVVGGGVSQAGEVLFTPLREALHTYATLPYVRGIEVLPAQLGTDAGLVGAAAVCRRGADTFLTPGQAGN; encoded by the coding sequence ATGGACCTGGATCTTGTCGCAGCCGTGGACATCGGCGGCACCAAAGTCGCGGCCGCCCTCGTGGACGGCGACGGCACCCTGCTGGCCCGCGCCCAGCGGCCCACCCCCGCCCGGGAGGGCGCGGAGCGGGTGCTGGCCGCCGTCACCGGCACGCTCACCCCCCTGATGGCGGACGAGCGCTGGCGGCGGGTAGGTGCCATCGGCATCGGCAGCGCGGGCCCCGTGGACGCCCGTACCGGCACCGTCAGCCCCGTCAACATCCCCGCCTGGCGCGACTTCCCGCTGGTGGCCGGGGTCCGGGCGACCACCGGCGCCCTGCCGGTCACCCTGCTCGGCGACGGCAACGCCATCGCCGCCGGCGAGCACTGGCGCGGCGCCGCCCGCGATCACGACAACGCCCTGTGCATGGTGGTCTCCACCGGCGTGGGCGGCGGGCTGATCCTGGACGGCACCCTGCACCCCGGCCCCACCGGGAACGCGGGCCACATCGGGCACATCAGCGTCGACCTCGACGGTGATGCCTGCCCGTGCGGCGGCCGGGGCTGCGTGGAGCGCATCGCCAGCGGCACCAACATCGCCCGCTGGGCCACCGCGGCGGGCTGGCACCCGCCGGCCGGGGCCGAACCCACCGCCGCCGCCGTAGCCGCCGACGCCCGCACCGGGCACCCCGTGGCCCGGGCGGCCTTCGCCCGCTCGGCGCGGGCCCTGGCGGCCGGCATCGCCGCCACCGCGACCCTCGTCGAACTGGACGTGGTCGTCGTCGGCGGTGGCGTCAGCCAGGCCGGCGAGGTGCTGTTCACCCCGCTGCGCGAGGCGCTTCACACGTACGCCACCTTGCCGTACGTCCGGGGCATCGAGGTGCTCCCGGCCCAACTGGGCACCGACGCGGGCCTGGTGGGGGCCGCAGCCGTCTGCCGCCGCGGCGCGGACACGTTTTTGACACCGGGACAAGCGGGCAACTGA
- a CDS encoding DUF6986 family protein, with protein MDQRQARTSIPDATRRAIDVSLAGVDAHLARHYPGEAATRQPVHTVYVPADRFAPDTAREWGIAALALLDTHAPDPAALAAVLGLPEDLAGEIHRRVRAKLTREPVEDLRIDFEDGYGRRPDAEEDADVLRAAAHIATARRRGLAPPGIGIRFKSLEAPVRERAIRTFDLFLSALLEDGPLPGELRLTLPKVSHPDQITAMARLCEAFETATGLPANRLTFEVQIETTQAILGADGRATVARLIAAAPTRVAALHYGTFDYSAACSVSAAHQAPDHPAADHAKAVMQAAAAGTGVRLSDGSTNLLPTGDTAQVHQAWRHHHALVRRSLARAYYQGWDMHPGHLPTRYAAVYTFYRQGLPGAARRLAAYLSGTGNGERTVLDEPATARALAAFLLRGLHCGALDGAEVTAATGAGPDALRTLAAPPG; from the coding sequence GTGGATCAGCGACAGGCCCGTACCAGCATCCCCGACGCCACCCGCCGCGCCATCGACGTCTCCCTCGCCGGCGTCGACGCCCATCTGGCCCGCCACTACCCCGGCGAGGCCGCCACCCGGCAACCGGTGCACACCGTCTACGTACCCGCCGACCGCTTCGCGCCGGACACCGCCCGGGAATGGGGCATCGCCGCCCTCGCCCTGCTGGACACCCACGCCCCCGACCCCGCCGCCCTGGCCGCCGTCCTCGGCCTGCCCGAGGACCTCGCCGGCGAGATCCACCGCCGGGTCCGCGCCAAGCTCACCAGGGAGCCCGTCGAGGACCTCCGCATCGACTTCGAGGACGGCTACGGCCGCCGACCCGATGCCGAGGAGGACGCGGACGTCCTGCGTGCCGCCGCCCACATCGCCACCGCCCGTCGCCGGGGCCTCGCCCCACCTGGCATCGGCATCCGCTTCAAGAGCCTGGAAGCCCCCGTACGCGAGCGGGCGATCCGCACCTTCGACCTCTTCCTCAGCGCCCTGCTGGAGGACGGTCCGCTGCCCGGGGAACTGCGCCTGACCCTCCCCAAGGTCTCCCACCCCGACCAGATCACCGCCATGGCCCGGCTGTGCGAAGCCTTCGAGACCGCCACCGGACTGCCGGCGAACCGCCTCACCTTCGAGGTCCAGATCGAGACCACCCAGGCCATCCTCGGCGCCGACGGCCGCGCCACCGTCGCCCGGCTGATCGCCGCGGCCCCCACCCGGGTCGCGGCCCTGCACTACGGCACCTTCGACTACAGCGCCGCCTGCTCCGTCAGCGCCGCCCACCAGGCCCCGGACCACCCCGCCGCCGACCACGCCAAGGCCGTGATGCAGGCCGCCGCGGCCGGCACCGGCGTGCGCCTGTCCGACGGCTCCACCAATCTCCTGCCCACCGGGGACACCGCTCAGGTGCACCAGGCATGGCGCCACCACCACGCCCTCGTCCGGCGGTCCCTGGCCCGCGCCTACTACCAGGGCTGGGACATGCACCCCGGCCACCTGCCCACCCGCTACGCCGCCGTCTACACCTTCTACCGCCAGGGCCTGCCCGGCGCCGCCCGCCGGCTGGCCGCCTATCTCAGCGGCACGGGCAACGGCGAGCGCACCGTGCTCGACGAACCCGCCACCGCCCGCGCGCTGGCCGCTTTCCTGCTGCGCGGGCTGCACTGCGGGGCGCTGGACGGCGCCGAGGTCACCGCCGCCACCGGGGCCGGCCCCGACGCGCTGCGCACCCTGGCGGCCCCACCCGGCTGA
- a CDS encoding geranylgeranyl reductase family protein, with protein sequence MSSESGAENTVVWDVVVVGAGPGGASAARAAAEAGRRVLLLEKAELPRYKTCGGGIIGPSRDALPPGFELPLRERVHAVTFSLNGKLSRTRRSKRMLFGLVNRAEFDQRLVDAAVRAGARLRTRASVSRVEQHGPAVPDRRTVAVVLSGGETILARAVVGADGSASRIGAHVGVRLDRVDLGLEAEIPVPPEVAADWAGRALIDWGPLPGSYGWVFPKGDTLTVGVISARGDGAATRRYLEDFTTRLGLSGFEPAISSGHLTRCRDEDSPLSRGRVLVCGDAAGLLEPWTREGISFALRSGRLAGQWAVRIADAGDAVDARRQALNYTFAIKSGLGAEMGVGRRMIGIFGPRHRLLHTALIGFRPAWNAFAQITRGSTTLAGIVRNHPAARRALAALDRTDPAATPADEGATPADEKSRKE encoded by the coding sequence GTGAGCAGCGAGAGCGGAGCCGAGAACACAGTGGTGTGGGACGTCGTCGTCGTCGGAGCGGGCCCCGGTGGCGCCTCCGCCGCGCGTGCCGCCGCCGAGGCCGGGCGGCGGGTCCTGCTTCTGGAGAAAGCCGAACTGCCCCGCTACAAAACCTGTGGCGGCGGCATCATCGGCCCCTCCCGCGATGCGCTGCCACCCGGCTTCGAACTGCCCCTGCGCGAACGCGTCCACGCCGTGACCTTCTCCCTGAACGGCAAACTCTCCCGCACCCGACGCTCCAAGCGGATGCTCTTCGGCCTCGTCAACCGCGCCGAGTTCGACCAGCGCCTGGTCGACGCCGCGGTCCGCGCCGGTGCCCGGCTGCGTACCAGGGCCTCGGTCTCGCGCGTCGAACAGCACGGCCCGGCCGTGCCCGACCGGCGCACCGTCGCCGTCGTGCTCAGCGGCGGGGAGACGATCCTGGCCCGCGCCGTCGTCGGCGCGGACGGCAGCGCCAGCCGGATAGGGGCGCACGTCGGCGTCCGTCTGGACCGGGTCGATCTCGGCCTGGAGGCCGAGATCCCGGTCCCGCCCGAGGTCGCCGCCGACTGGGCCGGCCGTGCCCTGATCGACTGGGGCCCGCTGCCCGGCTCCTACGGCTGGGTCTTCCCCAAGGGCGACACCCTCACCGTGGGCGTCATCTCCGCCCGTGGCGACGGCGCGGCCACCCGTCGTTATCTGGAGGACTTCACGACCCGGCTCGGCCTGTCCGGCTTCGAGCCGGCCATCTCCTCGGGCCACCTGACCCGTTGCCGGGACGAGGACTCACCGCTCTCCCGGGGGCGCGTGCTGGTGTGCGGTGACGCGGCGGGGCTGCTGGAGCCGTGGACCCGGGAGGGCATCTCCTTCGCGCTGCGCTCCGGCCGGCTGGCCGGCCAGTGGGCGGTGCGGATCGCCGACGCGGGGGACGCCGTCGACGCGCGCCGCCAGGCGCTCAACTACACGTTCGCCATCAAGTCGGGTCTGGGCGCCGAAATGGGCGTGGGCCGCCGCATGATCGGCATATTCGGCCCGCGTCACCGGCTGCTGCACACCGCGCTCATCGGCTTCCGTCCCGCCTGGAACGCCTTCGCCCAGATCACCCGCGGATCCACCACCCTGGCCGGGATCGTGCGCAATCACCCGGCCGCCCGCCGCGCCCTGGCCGCGCTGGACCGCACCGACCCCGCCGCGACCCCCGCCGACGAGGGAGCCACGCCCGCCGACGAGAAGTCGCGCAAGGAGTAA
- a CDS encoding ROK family protein, whose product MTRSRTRLERGRNALGPALQLVHTGRAPTRAVLTTELGVTRATAGAVAAELQTLGLITVDARPGAPAGAQGRPSHRLSIADDGPVVLAAQVHADGYRAALVALGGGIVATTPACQTVDADPAQVIGELVAAGAELLAASGRRCVGAGLAVPSAVAEPEGTARGPLHLAWPAGAPVRDIFNRCLADAGFTTRGHCGNDVNLGALAEHRHGAGHGARHLLCVATGHRGVGGALVLDGRLHTGSAGLALEVGHLTVDPAGRPCQCGSRGCLDVETDPLALLDAAGRPPGPEGSLLDQARDLIRTEYATDPAVRAATHAVADRLGQGLAGLVNILNPDRIILGGLHRWLLEADPARLRAAVRDHSLWGKDSNAAILPCTLDHNSLVGAAELAWQPILDDPHAALPG is encoded by the coding sequence GTGACCCGCTCTCGTACAAGGCTGGAACGCGGCCGCAACGCGCTCGGCCCCGCCCTTCAGCTCGTCCACACCGGACGGGCTCCCACCCGCGCCGTCCTCACCACCGAACTCGGCGTCACCCGTGCCACGGCGGGCGCCGTCGCGGCCGAGCTCCAGACCCTCGGGCTGATCACCGTGGACGCCCGCCCCGGCGCCCCGGCGGGCGCCCAGGGCCGCCCCTCCCACCGGCTGTCCATCGCCGATGACGGCCCCGTCGTGCTCGCCGCCCAGGTGCACGCCGACGGCTACCGCGCCGCTCTCGTCGCGCTGGGCGGCGGCATCGTCGCCACCACCCCCGCCTGCCAGACGGTGGACGCCGACCCCGCCCAGGTCATCGGCGAACTCGTCGCCGCCGGTGCCGAACTCCTGGCCGCCAGCGGGCGCCGCTGCGTCGGGGCCGGACTCGCCGTCCCCTCCGCCGTCGCAGAGCCCGAGGGCACCGCCCGCGGGCCGCTGCATCTCGCCTGGCCCGCCGGGGCCCCCGTCCGCGACATCTTCAACCGCTGCCTGGCCGACGCCGGATTCACCACCCGGGGCCACTGCGGCAACGACGTCAACCTCGGAGCCCTCGCCGAGCACCGCCACGGCGCCGGGCACGGCGCCCGCCATCTGCTTTGCGTCGCCACCGGGCACCGCGGCGTGGGCGGGGCCCTCGTCCTGGACGGGCGGCTGCACACCGGCAGCGCCGGGCTCGCCCTGGAGGTCGGGCACCTCACCGTCGATCCCGCCGGGCGGCCCTGCCAGTGCGGCAGCCGGGGCTGCCTCGACGTGGAGACCGATCCCCTCGCCCTCCTGGACGCCGCCGGGCGGCCCCCGGGGCCCGAGGGCTCGCTGCTCGATCAGGCCCGCGACCTGATCCGCACCGAGTACGCCACCGACCCGGCCGTGCGCGCCGCCACCCACGCCGTCGCCGACCGCCTCGGTCAGGGGCTGGCCGGCCTCGTCAACATCCTCAACCCCGACCGCATCATCCTGGGCGGGCTGCACCGCTGGCTGCTGGAGGCCGACCCCGCCCGGCTGCGAGCCGCCGTCCGCGACCACAGTCTGTGGGGCAAGGACAGCAACGCCGCCATCCTGCCCTGCACCCTGGACCACAACAGTCTCGTCGGCGCCGCCGAGCTCGCCTGGCAGCCCATCCTCGACGATCCGCACGCCGCCCTTCCGGGCTGA
- a CDS encoding MFS transporter yields the protein MPSMNKFRAGSERGNRRAGGGRRTVDPALRQLRYALTAFFAVDGFVFAGWVVRIPAVKEQTGASASALGLALLGVSVGAVVTMTLTGRLCQRLGNHPVTVGAALLLSASVALPAHAHSAVVLGAVLLLFGAGFGGMNVAANSAAVDLVAALGRPVMPSFHAAFSLGGMVGAGAGGLVAGSLSAAWHLSALALIGVLVAVVAGRALLAHPAPRAPGPEPEPAAGSAPRAGSAGPVGWLVVVLGVVAACTAYGEGALADWSALHLRETLLASEGLAAAGYTVFALAMTVGRLSGTWLLLRLGQTRAMVAGGSVAAAGMLLASLAPSVWPALLGFVVTGLGLANIFPVAIGQAGTLAGPRGVAAASTVGYGGMLLGPVAIGFLADWFSLATALTSVALLSAAAAAIAYGMRGSAQAVS from the coding sequence GTGCCTTCGATGAACAAATTCAGGGCCGGGTCGGAACGGGGAAACCGCCGGGCCGGCGGCGGTCGGAGGACGGTCGATCCGGCGCTGCGTCAACTGCGGTACGCGCTGACGGCGTTCTTCGCCGTGGACGGTTTCGTGTTCGCCGGCTGGGTGGTGCGCATCCCGGCGGTGAAGGAGCAGACGGGGGCGTCGGCCAGCGCGCTGGGGCTGGCGCTGCTGGGCGTCTCGGTGGGCGCGGTCGTGACGATGACGCTGACGGGGCGGTTGTGTCAGCGGCTGGGCAACCATCCGGTGACGGTGGGCGCGGCGCTGCTGCTGTCGGCGAGTGTGGCGCTGCCGGCGCACGCGCATTCGGCCGTGGTGCTGGGGGCGGTGCTGCTGCTGTTCGGGGCCGGGTTCGGCGGCATGAACGTGGCGGCCAACAGCGCGGCGGTCGATCTGGTCGCGGCACTGGGGCGGCCCGTGATGCCCTCCTTCCACGCGGCGTTCTCACTGGGCGGGATGGTGGGCGCGGGGGCCGGCGGACTGGTGGCCGGGTCGCTGTCGGCGGCCTGGCATCTGTCGGCGCTGGCGCTGATCGGCGTACTGGTGGCGGTGGTGGCCGGACGCGCGCTGCTGGCCCATCCGGCGCCGCGCGCCCCCGGGCCGGAGCCGGAACCCGCGGCCGGGAGCGCGCCGCGGGCCGGCTCGGCGGGCCCGGTGGGGTGGCTGGTCGTGGTGCTCGGGGTGGTGGCGGCGTGCACGGCGTACGGGGAGGGCGCGCTGGCGGACTGGAGCGCGCTGCACCTGCGCGAGACGCTGCTGGCGAGCGAGGGCCTGGCGGCGGCCGGATACACCGTGTTCGCGCTGGCGATGACGGTGGGACGGCTGTCGGGCACCTGGCTGCTGCTGCGACTGGGGCAGACCCGGGCGATGGTGGCCGGCGGTTCGGTGGCCGCGGCGGGGATGCTGCTGGCCTCGCTCGCGCCCTCGGTGTGGCCGGCGCTGCTGGGATTCGTGGTGACGGGTCTGGGTCTGGCGAACATCTTCCCGGTGGCGATCGGTCAGGCCGGGACGCTGGCCGGGCCGCGCGGCGTGGCGGCGGCCTCGACGGTCGGGTACGGGGGAATGCTGCTGGGGCCGGTGGCGATCGGTTTCCTGGCCGACTGGTTCTCCCTGGCGACGGCCCTGACCTCGGTGGCGCTGCTGTCGGCGGCCGCCGCCGCCATCGCGTACGGAATGCGCGGGTCGGCCCAGGCCGTCTCCTGA
- a CDS encoding MurT ligase domain-containing protein: MSESTPLSPRARLAVTAGKAAAAVSRAAGRGSGSVIGGRVALKFDPELLSRLAGHLDVVLISATNGKTTTTRLVAEALRAGGEVVSNALGANMPAGITSALSAGAEARFGALEVDEKYLIAVAQDVNPKAIALLNLSRDQLDRAAETRMMAEHWREGLQGTKAIVIANADDPLIVWAASSCPNVVWVAAGQAWKDDAWSCPSCGGVLQRPDDTNWKCAQCGFGRPTPTWVLSGDNVLDPHGASWPIHLQLPGRANKANATSAAAVAATFGISPQVALQRMQSVAAVAGRYDVVQYEGRDIRLLLAKNPAGWLETFSLIDPAPAPVILGVNARGADGTDTSWLWDVDYTRLTGHPIAVIGDRRLDLAVRLEVAGQNFQVYETAAEAIRNLPPGRIEAIANYTAFQDLRRVVGN; this comes from the coding sequence ATGTCAGAGAGCACGCCGCTGTCACCACGGGCCAGGCTGGCCGTGACGGCGGGCAAGGCAGCAGCCGCCGTATCGCGCGCCGCCGGCCGCGGAAGCGGATCGGTGATCGGCGGGCGCGTAGCCCTGAAATTCGACCCCGAACTGCTGTCCCGGCTCGCCGGACATCTGGACGTGGTCCTGATCTCCGCGACCAACGGCAAAACCACCACCACCCGCCTGGTCGCCGAGGCCCTGCGCGCCGGTGGCGAGGTCGTCTCCAACGCCCTGGGCGCCAACATGCCCGCCGGCATCACCTCCGCGCTGTCGGCCGGCGCCGAAGCCCGCTTCGGCGCCCTGGAGGTCGACGAGAAGTACCTCATCGCCGTCGCCCAGGACGTCAACCCCAAGGCGATCGCCCTGCTCAACCTCTCCCGCGACCAGCTCGACCGCGCGGCCGAGACCCGCATGATGGCCGAGCACTGGCGCGAAGGGCTCCAGGGCACCAAGGCCATCGTCATCGCCAACGCCGACGACCCCCTCATCGTGTGGGCCGCGTCCTCGTGCCCCAACGTGGTGTGGGTCGCCGCCGGCCAGGCGTGGAAGGACGACGCCTGGTCCTGCCCCTCGTGCGGCGGAGTGCTCCAGCGCCCCGACGACACCAACTGGAAGTGCGCCCAGTGCGGCTTCGGCCGCCCCACTCCCACCTGGGTGCTCTCCGGCGACAACGTGCTCGACCCGCACGGCGCCTCCTGGCCCATCCACCTCCAGCTCCCCGGCCGCGCCAACAAGGCCAACGCCACCTCGGCCGCCGCCGTCGCCGCCACCTTCGGGATCTCCCCCCAGGTCGCCCTCCAGCGCATGCAGTCGGTGGCCGCCGTCGCGGGCCGCTACGACGTCGTCCAGTACGAGGGCCGTGACATCCGGCTCCTGCTCGCCAAGAACCCGGCCGGCTGGCTGGAGACCTTCTCCCTGATCGACCCGGCCCCGGCCCCGGTCATCCTCGGCGTCAACGCCCGTGGCGCGGACGGCACCGACACCTCCTGGCTGTGGGACGTCGACTACACCCGGCTCACCGGCCACCCCATCGCCGTCATCGGCGACCGCCGCCTGGACCTGGCCGTCCGCCTGGAGGTGGCCGGCCAGAACTTCCAGGTCTACGAGACGGCGGCCGAGGCCATCCGCAACCTGCCCCCCGGCCGCATCGAGGCGATCGCCAACTACACGGCGTTCCAGGACCTGCGCCGCGTCGTCGGCAACTGA
- a CDS encoding NUDIX hydrolase — protein sequence MIIWLNGAFGAGKTTAARELIDLLPGSRLYEPELVGASLRATLPKERLAEVDDVSELPSWRRLVVDTAAALLSEIPGPLIVPMTLLRQEHRDEIFGGLATRGIAVRHFLLHLEETFLRVRIDGRATTDDDAARRHGLAQLPHYSAALPWLTHDAHTIDTHGHTPRRTAEAIAEAISLDQGACPIVQTPPPRTETLAAGMLLFDDHDRVLLVDPTYKPGWEFPGGIVEAGEPPARAAVREVAEELGLSLPPRPDLLIVDWEPPRPPRPGGLRLLFDGRRLTPDQIRAIRLPADELRAWRFTTEDEAQTLLSPNRFDRLRWALHARTRGRPLNLEAGVPVGG from the coding sequence GTGATCATCTGGCTGAACGGCGCATTCGGTGCCGGCAAGACCACGGCCGCACGGGAGCTGATCGACCTGCTGCCGGGCAGCCGGCTCTACGAACCCGAACTGGTCGGCGCCAGCCTGCGCGCCACGCTCCCCAAGGAGCGCCTGGCCGAGGTGGACGACGTGAGTGAACTGCCGTCCTGGCGCAGACTGGTGGTGGACACCGCCGCCGCTCTGCTGTCCGAGATCCCCGGTCCGCTCATCGTCCCGATGACCCTGCTGCGGCAGGAGCACCGGGACGAGATCTTCGGTGGTCTGGCCACCCGGGGGATCGCGGTGCGGCACTTCCTGCTGCACCTTGAAGAAACGTTCCTGCGTGTGCGGATCGACGGTCGCGCCACCACCGACGACGACGCGGCCCGCCGGCACGGCCTCGCCCAACTGCCCCACTACAGCGCCGCACTGCCCTGGCTCACCCACGACGCGCACACCATCGACACCCACGGACACACCCCGCGCCGCACCGCCGAGGCCATCGCCGAGGCCATCAGCCTCGACCAGGGCGCCTGCCCCATCGTGCAGACCCCGCCGCCGCGCACCGAGACCCTCGCCGCCGGCATGCTCCTGTTCGACGACCACGACCGGGTGCTCCTGGTTGACCCCACCTACAAGCCCGGCTGGGAGTTCCCCGGCGGCATCGTCGAGGCGGGCGAGCCCCCCGCCCGGGCCGCCGTGCGCGAGGTCGCCGAAGAACTCGGCCTCAGCCTGCCCCCCCGGCCCGACCTCCTCATCGTCGACTGGGAGCCGCCGCGCCCCCCGCGCCCCGGCGGGCTGCGGCTGCTCTTCGACGGCCGCCGGCTGACCCCCGACCAGATCCGCGCCATCCGGCTGCCCGCCGACGAACTGCGCGCCTGGCGCTTCACCACCGAGGACGAGGCACAAACCCTGCTCTCCCCGAACCGCTTCGACCGGCTGCGCTGGGCCCTGCACGCCCGTACCCGGGGCCGCCCCCTCAACCTGGAGGCCGGCGTCCCCGTCGGCGGCTGA
- a CDS encoding dipeptidase, translating into MQHSSPHSGPHTAIAASVAAMMPAAREELARLVAFRSVADPEQFPPSECQAAARWVADALRGEGFTDVRLLDTPDGTQSVYGLLPGPQGAPTVLLYAHYDVQPPLDEDAWTSPPFTLTERAGRWYGRGAADCKGGVLMHLLALRALRAAGGVPVTVKVIVEGSEEQGTGGLERYAEQHPELLTADTIVIGDSGNVRAGQPTVTAVLRGMAMVRVRVDTLEGNLHSGAFGGAAPDALAALIRILDSLRTADGSTSVDGLDSSGVWPGTPYADEAFREDAAVLEGVELIGSGTVADRLWARPAVTVLGIDCPPVVGATPSVQASAGALVSLRVPPGVDAGDAARLLADHLRARAPWGARVSVDPAGEGQGFLADTTSPAYTAMADAMRAAYEGAEMAVVGQGGSIPLTATLAGLYPEAEILLIGLSDAAARIHAVDESVDPRELERMAVAEALFVLGYADQRAEAPRA; encoded by the coding sequence ATGCAGCATTCTTCTCCGCACTCCGGTCCGCACACCGCGATCGCCGCGTCGGTGGCCGCGATGATGCCCGCGGCGCGCGAGGAACTGGCGCGGCTGGTGGCGTTCCGGTCGGTCGCCGATCCGGAACAGTTCCCGCCGAGCGAGTGCCAGGCGGCGGCGCGGTGGGTCGCGGACGCGCTGCGCGGCGAGGGGTTCACCGATGTGCGGCTGCTGGACACCCCGGACGGCACCCAGTCCGTGTACGGACTGCTGCCCGGTCCGCAGGGCGCGCCGACCGTGTTGCTCTACGCGCATTACGACGTGCAGCCGCCGCTGGACGAGGACGCGTGGACCTCGCCGCCGTTCACGCTGACGGAGCGCGCCGGGCGCTGGTACGGGCGGGGGGCTGCCGACTGCAAGGGCGGGGTGCTGATGCACCTGCTGGCGCTGCGGGCACTGCGGGCCGCCGGTGGGGTGCCGGTGACGGTGAAGGTGATCGTGGAGGGTTCCGAGGAGCAGGGCACCGGGGGCCTTGAGCGATACGCGGAGCAGCACCCGGAGTTGCTGACGGCGGACACCATCGTGATCGGGGACAGCGGGAACGTACGGGCGGGGCAGCCGACGGTGACGGCGGTGCTGCGCGGGATGGCGATGGTGCGGGTGCGGGTGGACACCCTGGAGGGGAATCTGCACTCGGGAGCGTTCGGCGGGGCGGCGCCCGACGCGCTGGCGGCGCTGATCCGGATACTGGACTCGCTGCGGACCGCGGATGGTTCGACCTCGGTGGACGGCCTGGACTCCTCGGGAGTGTGGCCGGGCACGCCGTACGCGGACGAGGCCTTCCGGGAGGACGCCGCGGTGCTGGAGGGCGTGGAGCTGATCGGCTCCGGAACGGTGGCGGACCGGCTGTGGGCGCGGCCCGCGGTGACGGTGCTGGGCATCGACTGCCCGCCGGTGGTGGGCGCGACGCCGTCGGTGCAGGCGAGCGCGGGGGCGCTGGTGAGCCTGCGGGTGCCGCCGGGGGTGGACGCGGGTGACGCGGCCCGGCTGCTGGCGGACCATCTGCGGGCGCGCGCGCCGTGGGGCGCGCGGGTGAGTGTGGACCCGGCGGGTGAGGGCCAGGGGTTCCTGGCGGACACCACCTCCCCGGCGTACACGGCCATGGCCGACGCGATGCGGGCGGCGTACGAGGGCGCCGAGATGGCGGTGGTGGGGCAGGGCGGCTCGATCCCGCTGACGGCCACGCTGGCGGGGCTGTACCCGGAGGCGGAGATCCTGCTGATCGGGCTGAGCGACGCGGCCGCGCGGATCCACGCGGTGGACGAGAGCGTGGACCCGCGGGAGCTGGAGCGGATGGCGGTGGCCGAGGCGCTGTTCGTCCTGGGGTACGCGGACCAGCGGGCGGAGGCCCCGCGGGCGTAA
- a CDS encoding class F sortase, producing MHISTHRPPDRDSWGTRLAAAGLGCALVLGLQLMHQATGAGGPPQPSAPGTAAGAGTAHPPQPSVAPTRVGIPAIGVDAALTPVGLDPEGWLQAPPSDAGHLAGWFTDAPAPGARGTAVLTGHVDTAEGPAVFYSLGALGTGETITVTREDGSTLGFTVYDIAVYDKDRLPERVYADTGQPELRVLTCGGSYHPETGYTGNVVVYATLTAVH from the coding sequence ATGCACATATCGACCCACCGGCCCCCCGACCGCGACAGCTGGGGCACCCGCCTGGCCGCCGCCGGCCTCGGCTGCGCCCTGGTCCTCGGCCTCCAGCTGATGCACCAGGCCACCGGCGCCGGCGGCCCGCCCCAGCCCTCCGCCCCGGGCACGGCCGCCGGCGCGGGCACCGCCCACCCGCCCCAGCCCTCCGTCGCCCCCACCCGCGTCGGCATCCCCGCGATCGGCGTCGACGCCGCCCTGACCCCGGTCGGCCTGGACCCCGAGGGCTGGCTCCAGGCCCCGCCCTCCGACGCCGGGCACCTCGCCGGCTGGTTCACGGACGCGCCCGCCCCCGGCGCCCGGGGCACCGCCGTCCTCACCGGACACGTCGACACCGCCGAAGGGCCCGCCGTCTTCTACTCCCTGGGTGCCCTCGGCACCGGCGAGACCATCACCGTCACACGCGAGGACGGCAGCACCCTCGGCTTCACCGTGTACGACATCGCCGTGTACGACAAGGACCGGCTCCCCGAACGGGTCTACGCGGACACCGGGCAGCCCGAACTGCGGGTCCTCACCTGCGGCGGCAGCTACCACCCGGAGACCGGCTACACCGGCAACGTCGTCGTGTACGCCACCCTGACGGCCGTCCACTGA